The Amycolatopsis sp. DG1A-15b genome window below encodes:
- a CDS encoding lysyl oxidase family protein, which translates to MLKKFVVLALVALSATLSASAPRADAAPNLLLPDLRQAVPGCAGGSSGELPLCTAWDVCPVIDPAAPNGRCVAPSVAKAVRLRFTSAEENVGDGPLLLYGRRDSTKQETMTVRQALRNGTDGSIPDSYGAAQRATGAFTYYEPALAHQHWHLMNFERFALVSPQGNTVVTDRKNGFCLGDRFRVHDIGELRNVPGDTGADAALAKTLRGNMCRHHEPTALEVLEGISVGAGDDYKYPVDFQWLDITHVPTGTYDLVNTVNADQTLLETNYRNNSSAVALAIAWPLGMPGPDGTVPAAPVVKLLRSCPGQPRCA; encoded by the coding sequence TTGCTCAAGAAATTCGTGGTACTGGCGCTCGTGGCCCTTTCGGCCACCCTTTCCGCCTCCGCTCCCCGTGCCGACGCCGCGCCGAACCTCCTGCTCCCCGACCTCCGCCAGGCCGTGCCGGGGTGCGCCGGCGGCAGTTCCGGCGAACTCCCGCTGTGCACCGCCTGGGACGTGTGCCCGGTGATCGACCCGGCCGCCCCCAACGGCCGCTGCGTCGCGCCGTCGGTGGCGAAGGCCGTCCGGCTGCGGTTCACCAGCGCGGAAGAGAACGTCGGCGACGGGCCGCTGCTGCTGTACGGGCGCCGCGACAGCACCAAGCAGGAGACCATGACGGTCCGGCAGGCACTGCGCAACGGCACGGACGGCTCGATCCCGGACAGCTACGGGGCGGCGCAGCGCGCCACCGGGGCCTTCACGTACTACGAGCCGGCCCTCGCCCACCAGCACTGGCACCTGATGAACTTCGAGCGCTTCGCGCTGGTTTCCCCGCAGGGCAACACGGTGGTCACCGACCGCAAGAACGGCTTCTGCCTCGGCGACCGGTTCCGGGTGCACGACATCGGCGAGCTGAGGAACGTGCCGGGTGACACGGGAGCCGACGCCGCCCTCGCCAAAACGCTGCGTGGCAACATGTGCCGCCACCACGAGCCCACGGCACTCGAGGTGCTCGAGGGGATTTCGGTCGGCGCGGGCGACGACTACAAGTACCCGGTGGACTTCCAGTGGCTGGACATCACCCACGTCCCGACGGGCACGTACGACCTGGTGAACACGGTCAACGCCGACCAGACGCTGCTGGAGACGAACTACCGCAACAATTCTTCGGCGGTCGCACTGGCCATTGCGTGGCCGCTGGGAATGCCGGGGCCGGACGGGACGGTGCCGGCCGCGCCGGTGGTCAAGCTGCTGCGCAGCTGCCCGGGACAGCCCCGCTGCGCCTGA
- a CDS encoding NAD(P)/FAD-dependent oxidoreductase — protein sequence MTPPDSHVAVIGGGICGLAAAHRLARRGTRVTLLESSDQLGGLGTFFAHGDQWVERFYHCIMPSDASLLALLGELGLRDAVRWRETTMGMVVDGRRHPFNSPLDLLRFSPLRLHDRVRFGVVSLLLRRLGRGRDLDTLRTEDWLRGLYGDVVWERLFAPMFGSKFGPSFGDVPALYLWQRLGRERNVATRGYPDGGYKTIIDALRASIERAGGVVRTSAPVRRLHSTGGRSVLTLTGGEVLDADHVISTVPLPLLRRIADEALAARLPTTDLPYQGVVTGVFFLRQPVTEHYWTPVLHSGTEFDGVVAMSALAGPHDGRHLVYVMHYTDRDSQLYLDDDTAIAARWSAQLRGLYPELGADGIEEVRVFKAPFVEPVYPLGYLARRPPVTVDGTGLLLATTAHVYPDVTSWNSSVALANDVVAALAGQPAVTEPAR from the coding sequence GTGACCCCTCCCGACTCGCACGTCGCCGTGATCGGCGGCGGCATCTGCGGCCTCGCCGCCGCCCACCGCCTCGCCCGCCGCGGCACCCGCGTGACCCTGCTCGAAAGCAGCGATCAGCTCGGCGGCCTCGGCACCTTCTTCGCCCACGGCGACCAGTGGGTCGAGCGCTTCTACCACTGCATCATGCCTTCCGACGCGAGCCTGCTGGCGCTGCTGGGCGAGCTGGGCCTGCGGGACGCCGTGCGGTGGCGCGAAACGACGATGGGCATGGTCGTCGACGGCCGCCGCCACCCGTTCAACTCCCCGCTCGACCTGCTCCGCTTCTCCCCGCTGCGCCTGCACGACCGCGTGCGCTTCGGCGTGGTTTCGCTGCTGCTGCGCCGGTTGGGGCGGGGCCGCGACCTCGACACGCTGCGCACCGAGGACTGGCTGCGCGGGCTCTACGGCGACGTCGTCTGGGAGCGGCTCTTCGCGCCGATGTTCGGCTCGAAGTTCGGACCGTCCTTCGGGGACGTTCCGGCGTTGTACCTGTGGCAGCGGCTCGGCCGCGAGCGCAACGTCGCCACCCGTGGCTACCCGGACGGCGGGTACAAGACGATCATCGACGCGCTGCGGGCGTCGATCGAGCGGGCCGGCGGAGTGGTGCGCACCTCGGCGCCCGTCCGGCGGCTGCACAGCACCGGCGGCCGTTCGGTCCTCACGCTGACCGGCGGTGAGGTCCTGGACGCCGATCACGTGATCTCGACCGTGCCGCTGCCCCTGCTGCGGCGCATCGCCGACGAAGCGCTCGCCGCCCGGCTGCCCACGACCGACCTGCCCTACCAGGGCGTGGTCACCGGCGTGTTCTTCCTCCGGCAGCCGGTCACCGAGCACTACTGGACGCCGGTGCTGCACTCGGGCACGGAGTTCGACGGGGTCGTCGCGATGTCCGCGCTCGCCGGCCCTCACGACGGTCGCCACCTCGTGTACGTCATGCACTACACCGACCGCGATTCGCAGCTGTACCTCGACGACGACACCGCGATCGCCGCCCGCTGGTCCGCGCAGCTGCGCGGCCTGTACCCGGAGCTCGGCGCCGACGGCATCGAGGAGGTGCGGGTGTTCAAGGCGCCCTTCGTGGAACCGGTGTACCCGCTGGGGTACCTGGCCCGGCGCCCCCCGGTGACCGTGGACGGCACCGGCCTCCTGCTGGCCACCACCGCCCACGTCTACCCGGACGTGACGAGCTGGAACTCGAGCGTCGCCTTGGCGAACGACGTGGTCGCGGCGCTGGCGGGTCAGCCCGCGGTCACCGAACCGGCCCGCTGA
- a CDS encoding right-handed parallel beta-helix repeat-containing protein, which translates to MKTVVPFVFCTVAVTAAALVGTPVAASSPAAGKTYYVAPAGSDSAAGTQAAPWASVAHAQAVAQAGDTVYLRGGTYAYSRANKACASQTDRVDAITLNKSGTSGNPIRYWAYPGETPVFDFSRVGDDCRIKGFDVTGNYIHLKGLEVKGVPQNNNLNHESWGIWISGSDNTFEALNLHNNMGPGLFIQDGGGNLVLNSDSHDNYDPRTSNGAGESADGFGAHISAGHPGNVFRGCRAWWNSDDGFDLINAFSSVTIENSWAWRNGYLPQTTTSSGNGNGFKMGGYGGKYVTNGVKHFLRDSVAFNNKAAGVYANHHTLANDYFNNTSYNNHPDYNMLGITSSGAATGLGNLRNNIAYAGTLTSNMSGTSASYNSWNLGGTLSDAQFRSVSTSGWDARRQADGSLPVLPNLHLAAGSSLIDKGTNVGLPYRGSAPDLGAFES; encoded by the coding sequence ATGAAAACCGTTGTCCCCTTCGTGTTCTGCACGGTCGCGGTGACCGCCGCCGCGCTCGTCGGCACCCCGGTCGCGGCGAGCAGCCCGGCGGCCGGGAAGACCTACTACGTCGCCCCGGCGGGCAGTGACAGCGCCGCCGGGACCCAAGCCGCGCCCTGGGCGTCGGTCGCGCACGCGCAGGCCGTCGCGCAGGCCGGCGACACGGTGTACCTCCGGGGTGGCACCTACGCCTACTCCCGGGCGAACAAGGCCTGCGCGAGCCAGACCGACCGGGTGGACGCGATCACGCTGAACAAGAGCGGCACTTCCGGTAACCCGATCCGCTACTGGGCCTATCCCGGCGAAACGCCCGTCTTCGACTTCTCCCGGGTCGGCGACGACTGCCGGATCAAGGGCTTCGACGTCACCGGCAACTACATCCATCTCAAGGGGCTGGAGGTCAAGGGCGTCCCCCAGAACAACAACCTCAACCACGAGTCGTGGGGCATCTGGATCTCCGGGAGCGACAACACCTTCGAGGCGCTCAACCTGCACAACAACATGGGACCCGGGCTGTTCATCCAGGACGGCGGCGGCAACCTCGTCCTCAACTCCGATTCCCACGACAACTACGACCCGCGCACCTCGAACGGCGCGGGCGAAAGCGCCGATGGGTTCGGCGCGCACATCTCCGCCGGCCACCCGGGCAACGTCTTCCGCGGCTGCCGCGCGTGGTGGAACTCCGACGACGGGTTCGACCTGATCAACGCGTTCTCGTCGGTGACCATCGAGAACTCCTGGGCCTGGCGCAACGGTTACCTGCCGCAGACCACGACGTCGTCCGGCAACGGCAACGGCTTCAAGATGGGCGGCTACGGCGGGAAGTACGTCACCAACGGCGTCAAGCACTTCCTTCGTGACTCCGTGGCGTTCAACAACAAGGCCGCGGGCGTCTACGCCAACCACCACACGCTGGCCAACGACTACTTCAACAACACCAGCTACAACAACCACCCCGACTACAACATGCTCGGCATCACCTCGAGCGGTGCCGCCACCGGGCTGGGCAACCTCCGGAACAACATCGCCTACGCGGGAACGTTGACGTCGAACATGTCGGGCACGAGCGCTTCGTACAACTCGTGGAACCTGGGCGGCACGCTGTCGGACGCGCAGTTCCGGAGCGTGTCGACGTCCGGCTGGGACGCGCGGCGCCAGGCCGACGGCAGCCTGCCGGTGCTGCCGAACCTCCACCTGGCGGCGGGCAGCTCGCTGATCGACAAGGGCACCAACGTCGGCCTGCCCTACCGCGGCAGCGCCCCTGATCTCGGCGCCTTCGAGTCCTGA
- a CDS encoding sensor histidine kinase, whose amino-acid sequence MSAGRDRGYDHAAVHYDRDEDLLAVAVPLLEGGLAAGEPTLVSLEPERAELVRGALPPSARVEYLSTHDLYARPAAAIKSYRELMAGFVAGGAAGIRIFGEIPPAAIDTSWDWWARYESAVNHAYDEFPLRSMCAYDIRKTPRHVLDDVARTHPFVATPGGHRTNTGYLDPLSFLTGPRPMAPLPIELTPPLAELADPRPADARRAVVAIAPVDLPEEEVDDLVLAVSEIVDNALRHGRPPVRVRIWAGAGQMVVSVHDAGEGPADPFAGLLPAARSIGGRGLWIAHQICSQVTLHRDETGFTARLTAGRPW is encoded by the coding sequence GTGAGCGCCGGCCGGGACCGGGGCTACGACCACGCCGCCGTCCACTACGACCGCGACGAGGATCTGCTCGCCGTCGCCGTGCCGTTACTCGAGGGCGGGCTGGCCGCCGGCGAGCCGACGCTGGTGTCGCTGGAGCCGGAACGCGCCGAGCTGGTGCGCGGCGCCCTGCCACCGTCCGCGCGCGTGGAGTACCTGTCCACCCACGACCTGTACGCGCGGCCGGCCGCGGCGATCAAGTCCTACCGCGAGCTGATGGCCGGGTTCGTCGCCGGCGGCGCGGCCGGGATCCGCATCTTCGGCGAGATCCCGCCGGCCGCGATCGACACGTCGTGGGACTGGTGGGCCCGCTACGAGTCGGCGGTCAACCACGCCTACGACGAGTTCCCGCTGCGCAGCATGTGCGCGTACGACATCCGCAAGACACCGCGGCACGTCCTCGACGACGTCGCCAGGACTCACCCGTTCGTGGCCACTCCCGGCGGCCACCGCACGAACACCGGCTACCTCGACCCGCTGTCCTTCCTGACCGGCCCGCGCCCGATGGCGCCGCTCCCGATCGAACTCACCCCACCGCTGGCCGAGCTGGCCGACCCCCGCCCCGCGGACGCGCGCCGCGCGGTCGTCGCCATCGCCCCGGTGGACCTGCCCGAGGAGGAGGTCGATGACCTCGTCCTCGCGGTGAGCGAGATCGTGGACAACGCCCTGCGCCACGGCCGCCCGCCGGTCCGGGTCCGGATCTGGGCGGGCGCGGGGCAGATGGTCGTCTCGGTGCACGACGCCGGCGAAGGGCCGGCCGACCCGTTCGCCGGGCTGCTGCCGGCGGCCCGCAGCATCGGCGGCCGCGGCTTGTGGATCGCCCACCAGATCTGCAGCCAGGTGACGTTGCACCGCGACGAAACCGGCTTCACGGCCCGCCTCACGGCGGGCCGCCCCTGGTAG
- a CDS encoding exopolysaccharide biosynthesis polyprenyl glycosylphosphotransferase translates to MTELRDTVVTEAVPAQRRVRPGDRPRDAVRARPLLARVNAVAVLLVAVDGDAWLTAVLRTGPGPVCAAVTAAALAGARVAARVHRRRLWLSWLQDLPRSVTATALAFALVTGFGLVAGMDGDETARMQEVVLCFAVLSEAVRPAVFAFGRWGRRRLRRCDRAVVVGSGRIGGELVRTMLEHPEFGLLPVGVAASGPEPVPAGLPVERIDGDLTGAIARLRAGTVILAPADDRDGAIVDAAITAHRLGCVTLVLPHLFELCPDGPGVDRLRSYPLVWLGGAPTRRPSWWVKRVVETTLAAATLVVLAPVIAVCALAVAVESGFPVFFRQVRVGMDGGTFVLYKLRSVRQAAVDDSQTRWSVVGDHRVGPVGRFLRRSSLDELPQLWNVVRGEMSLVGPRPERPVFVHEFSAVHDLYWARHRVPTGLTGLAQVHGLRGDTSIADRARYDNYYIANWSLWLDVKIIILTVGELLCRRQR, encoded by the coding sequence GTGACTGAACTCAGGGACACGGTCGTCACCGAAGCGGTGCCGGCGCAGCGGCGGGTCCGGCCGGGCGACCGGCCGCGGGACGCCGTCCGCGCCCGTCCGCTGCTCGCCAGGGTCAACGCCGTGGCCGTGCTGCTCGTCGCCGTCGACGGCGACGCCTGGCTGACCGCGGTGCTGCGGACCGGGCCCGGCCCGGTGTGCGCCGCGGTGACCGCCGCGGCCCTCGCGGGGGCCCGGGTGGCCGCCCGCGTCCACCGCCGCCGCCTCTGGCTCTCCTGGCTGCAGGACCTGCCGCGCTCGGTCACCGCCACCGCGCTGGCGTTCGCGCTCGTCACCGGCTTCGGGCTGGTGGCCGGGATGGACGGCGACGAGACGGCGCGGATGCAGGAGGTGGTCCTCTGCTTCGCCGTGCTCAGCGAAGCGGTCCGGCCCGCGGTCTTCGCGTTCGGCCGGTGGGGCCGCCGTCGGCTGCGCCGCTGCGACCGGGCCGTCGTGGTGGGGTCCGGCCGGATCGGCGGCGAGCTGGTCCGCACCATGCTGGAGCACCCCGAGTTCGGGCTGCTGCCGGTCGGCGTCGCGGCGTCCGGCCCGGAACCGGTGCCCGCCGGCCTGCCGGTCGAACGGATCGACGGCGACCTCACCGGGGCCATCGCGCGGCTGCGCGCGGGCACGGTGATCCTCGCCCCCGCCGACGACCGCGACGGCGCGATCGTCGACGCCGCCATCACCGCCCACCGCCTCGGGTGCGTCACCCTGGTGCTGCCGCACCTGTTCGAGCTCTGCCCGGACGGGCCGGGCGTCGACCGGCTCCGCAGCTACCCGCTGGTGTGGCTGGGCGGCGCGCCGACCCGGCGGCCGAGCTGGTGGGTCAAGCGCGTCGTCGAAACGACGCTGGCCGCGGCCACGCTCGTCGTCCTCGCCCCGGTCATCGCGGTCTGCGCGCTCGCGGTCGCGGTGGAGAGCGGGTTCCCGGTCTTCTTCCGGCAGGTGCGCGTCGGGATGGACGGCGGCACGTTCGTGCTCTACAAGCTGCGCAGCGTGCGGCAGGCCGCCGTCGACGATTCGCAGACCCGCTGGTCGGTCGTGGGCGACCACCGGGTCGGCCCGGTCGGCCGCTTCCTGCGCCGGTCCTCTTTGGACGAACTGCCGCAGCTGTGGAACGTCGTGCGCGGGGAAATGTCGCTGGTCGGCCCGCGGCCGGAGCGGCCGGTGTTCGTGCACGAGTTCTCCGCCGTCCACGACCTGTACTGGGCCCGGCACCGGGTGCCGACCGGGCTGACCGGCCTGGCGCAGGTGCACGGCCTGCGCGGCGACACCTCGATCGCGGACCGGGCGCGCTACGACAACTACTACATCGCGAACTGGTCGTTGTGGCTCGACGTCAAGATCATCATCCTCACGGTGGGAGAACTGCTGTGCCGAAGGCAACGCTGA
- a CDS encoding VOC family protein codes for MAIRLGSTVINCTDLDTMTRFWCAALGLRPASEDGGFRLLRGPHVNLSLQRSATPASARDQMHLDLYADDLGHEVDRLIGLGARFVRHVDDDPADEWVVLADPEDNLFCVCVKPAAEVRDPAARAAAPGAGPAA; via the coding sequence ATGGCCATCAGGCTGGGCAGCACGGTGATCAACTGCACCGACCTGGACACCATGACCCGCTTCTGGTGCGCGGCGCTGGGCCTCCGGCCGGCGTCCGAAGACGGCGGCTTCCGGCTGCTGCGCGGCCCGCACGTCAACCTGTCGCTGCAACGGTCCGCGACGCCGGCGTCGGCGCGGGACCAGATGCACCTCGACCTCTACGCGGACGACCTGGGGCACGAGGTCGACCGGCTCATCGGCTTGGGCGCGCGGTTCGTGCGCCACGTCGACGACGACCCGGCCGACGAGTGGGTCGTCCTCGCCGACCCGGAGGACAACCTGTTCTGCGTCTGCGTGAAACCGGCGGCCGAGGTCCGCGACCCCGCGGCGCGGGCGGCAGCGCCGGGAGCCGGTCCGGCGGCGTAG
- the wecB gene encoding UDP-N-acetylglucosamine 2-epimerase (non-hydrolyzing) codes for MSTTTADFREATGSSPAAQPIGTGGITLVCGTRPELIKLAPLMRVFGGECAVVYTGQHYDRSLYSRIRADLPPSDRFHELGVGAGRRGGQLGRTVSAVDEVLADRPGRAVVVQGDTTSALAGALAANAHDLPLVHVEAGLRSHDRAMPEEHNRVLIDHLADLCCAPTELNRAHLLAENVPDERITVTGNTVVEALQAALPVTEDRRAVLAARGLERDRFVLATIHRPENVDDAGRLGTILRELGRLPLPVVFPLHPRTAKSVERFGLRHLLGPLVELEPQAYPAFLALAAEAAVLVSDSGGIQEEASVLKRPVVVVRRSTERPEIAGTFGTRVLPGPAIGTEVARWLDDVAGHRERLRHLPSPYGDGSASARIVTALGALLDQRAGSVTAG; via the coding sequence ATGTCGACGACCACCGCAGATTTCCGTGAAGCCACCGGGAGTTCCCCGGCGGCGCAGCCCATCGGAACCGGGGGAATCACGCTGGTCTGCGGCACGCGGCCGGAACTGATCAAGCTCGCCCCGCTGATGCGGGTGTTCGGCGGCGAGTGCGCCGTCGTCTACACGGGACAGCACTACGACCGCTCGCTGTACTCGCGCATCCGCGCGGACCTGCCGCCGTCCGACCGGTTCCACGAACTCGGCGTGGGCGCCGGCCGCCGCGGCGGCCAGCTCGGCCGGACGGTCAGCGCGGTCGACGAGGTACTGGCGGACCGGCCCGGGCGGGCGGTGGTCGTCCAGGGCGACACGACGTCGGCGCTCGCCGGTGCGCTGGCGGCCAACGCGCACGATCTGCCGCTGGTGCACGTCGAAGCCGGGCTGCGCAGCCACGACCGGGCGATGCCCGAGGAGCACAACCGCGTGCTGATCGACCACCTCGCCGACCTGTGCTGCGCGCCGACCGAGCTCAACCGCGCCCACCTGCTGGCGGAAAACGTCCCGGACGAACGGATCACCGTCACCGGCAACACCGTCGTCGAAGCGCTGCAGGCCGCGCTCCCGGTCACCGAGGACCGGCGGGCGGTGCTGGCGGCGCGCGGGCTGGAGCGCGACCGGTTCGTGCTGGCCACGATCCACCGCCCGGAGAACGTCGACGACGCCGGGCGGCTGGGGACGATCCTGCGCGAGCTGGGCCGCCTGCCGCTGCCGGTCGTGTTCCCGCTGCACCCGCGCACGGCCAAGAGCGTCGAGCGGTTCGGCCTGCGGCACCTGCTCGGCCCGCTCGTCGAGCTGGAACCCCAGGCCTATCCGGCGTTCCTCGCGCTGGCCGCGGAAGCGGCGGTGCTCGTCTCGGATTCCGGTGGCATCCAAGAGGAAGCGAGTGTCCTCAAGCGACCGGTGGTCGTGGTCCGGCGCAGCACGGAGCGCCCCGAGATCGCCGGAACGTTCGGCACGCGGGTGCTCCCCGGCCCGGCGATCGGTACGGAGGTGGCGCGGTGGCTCGACGACGTGGCCGGCCACCGCGAGCGCCTCCGCCACCTCCCGTCACCGTACGGCGACGGGTCCGCCTCCGCCCGGATCGTGACGGCGCTGGGCGCGTTGCTCGATCAGCGGGCCGGTTCGGTGACCGCGGGCTGA
- a CDS encoding glycosyltransferase gives MAREETTLATLSEPDRTGADPTGGRTGGRAHVVLPAFNEEASLPPLLRRLADVARTEQVTVWVVDDGSADATVAVAGAGYGGLDVRVVRHLVNLGLGRAVQSGLRAALEEAGPDDVVVVMDADDTHDPALIRALQAEITAGADVAICSRFVPGGDDRTAPFGRRLLSRGAAQLFHRTLDVDGVRDFTSGYRAYRASLLARASAHWGERLIEEQGFACMVELLLKLRHCRPVITEVPLALRYDRKQGPSKLKLRRTVVQYLKLLARDRLSPAPYRKL, from the coding sequence GTGGCGCGCGAAGAAACCACCCTGGCCACACTGTCCGAACCGGACCGCACTGGAGCGGATCCCACCGGGGGACGGACCGGCGGACGGGCGCACGTCGTGCTGCCCGCGTTCAACGAAGAAGCGTCCCTGCCGCCGCTGCTGCGCCGGCTCGCCGACGTGGCCCGCACCGAGCAGGTCACCGTCTGGGTCGTCGACGACGGTTCCGCCGACGCCACGGTCGCCGTGGCCGGGGCGGGCTACGGCGGGCTCGACGTCCGCGTCGTGCGGCACCTGGTGAACCTCGGGCTCGGCCGCGCGGTGCAGTCGGGGCTGCGGGCGGCGCTGGAGGAAGCCGGTCCCGACGACGTCGTCGTCGTGATGGACGCCGACGACACGCACGACCCGGCGCTGATCCGCGCGCTGCAGGCGGAGATCACCGCCGGCGCGGACGTCGCCATCTGCTCCCGGTTCGTCCCGGGCGGCGACGACCGGACCGCCCCGTTCGGGCGGCGGCTGCTGTCCCGCGGCGCGGCGCAGCTGTTCCACCGCACCCTCGACGTCGACGGCGTCCGGGACTTCACCAGCGGCTACCGCGCCTACCGGGCGTCGCTGCTGGCCCGCGCCTCCGCCCACTGGGGCGAGCGGCTCATCGAGGAGCAGGGCTTCGCCTGCATGGTGGAGCTGCTGCTCAAGCTGCGCCACTGCCGCCCGGTGATCACCGAGGTCCCGCTGGCCCTGCGGTACGACCGCAAGCAGGGACCCAGCAAGCTGAAGCTGCGGCGGACCGTCGTGCAATACCTGAAACTGCTCGCGCGCGACCGGCTGAGCCCGGCGCCCTACCGGAAGCTGTGA
- a CDS encoding putative glycoside hydrolase family 15 protein has translation MPKATLMRHHPVACWTAAFVLLAGCLAGCVASSAQEIAAPPPKPLAPCAWWYGIGRPPTSPEIEQAAKRYQVVVLNADQGAAMRRLHQLNPRVKVLVYKDLSSTRNYPGAVDGGQDAVFLPSGIGYVAAQEHHPEWFAQDVNGRRIEWQGYPRHWQMTVWSPDYQQAWTDAVVAEVAREGWDGVLADNDFNSLSHYSSAVLAGTANVAETDRKLRDGLDAFLSKAGDALTNVQKLLVPNVSETHLVPGRWTAHSRFGGAMEENFGFRENGGTGGLLTFRGNEFQELRAQAALGESLLLLVTRTHNAREERSGYASAALLAGPRTCWTRATTDDYRAPEWSTLQDSGLGEAIDAASRLANGVWTRTFTHGWVAVNTTASTQTVEPPEGLVTPGAPAPAPTPTRTTTPTPTSPPTSAPTSPPPPPSLTLQAADAVVLVDPQQLVKRGTWRITRDEFRIGLLWAR, from the coding sequence GTGCCGAAGGCAACGCTGATGCGCCACCACCCGGTGGCGTGCTGGACGGCGGCGTTCGTGCTGCTGGCCGGCTGCCTGGCCGGCTGCGTCGCCAGTTCGGCGCAGGAGATCGCGGCACCGCCGCCGAAGCCGCTCGCGCCCTGCGCGTGGTGGTACGGGATCGGCCGGCCGCCGACGTCGCCGGAGATCGAGCAGGCGGCCAAGCGCTACCAGGTCGTGGTGCTCAACGCCGACCAGGGGGCGGCCATGCGCCGCCTGCACCAGCTCAACCCCCGGGTGAAGGTGCTGGTGTACAAGGACCTGTCGAGCACGCGCAACTACCCGGGCGCGGTCGACGGCGGCCAGGACGCGGTCTTCCTGCCGAGCGGCATCGGCTACGTCGCCGCCCAGGAGCACCACCCGGAGTGGTTCGCCCAGGACGTCAACGGGCGGCGGATCGAGTGGCAGGGGTACCCGCGGCACTGGCAGATGACGGTGTGGAGCCCGGACTACCAGCAGGCCTGGACCGACGCCGTCGTGGCGGAGGTGGCCCGCGAGGGCTGGGACGGGGTGCTCGCGGACAACGACTTCAACTCACTGAGCCACTATTCGTCCGCGGTGCTCGCGGGCACGGCGAACGTCGCGGAGACCGACCGCAAGCTCCGCGACGGCCTCGACGCGTTCCTGTCCAAGGCCGGTGACGCCCTCACGAACGTGCAGAAGCTCCTGGTGCCCAACGTGTCCGAGACGCACCTGGTGCCGGGCCGCTGGACCGCGCACTCCCGCTTCGGCGGCGCGATGGAGGAGAACTTCGGGTTCCGCGAGAACGGCGGCACCGGCGGCCTGCTGACCTTCCGCGGCAACGAGTTCCAGGAGCTGCGCGCCCAGGCCGCCCTCGGCGAGTCCCTGCTGCTGCTGGTGACGCGGACGCACAACGCGCGCGAGGAGCGTTCCGGCTACGCGAGCGCGGCCCTGCTCGCCGGCCCCCGCACGTGCTGGACCCGCGCGACCACCGACGACTACCGCGCCCCGGAGTGGTCGACGTTGCAGGATTCCGGGCTGGGCGAGGCGATCGACGCGGCGAGCCGGCTGGCCAACGGCGTCTGGACCCGGACGTTCACCCACGGCTGGGTCGCGGTCAACACGACGGCGTCCACCCAGACGGTGGAGCCCCCGGAGGGCCTGGTCACCCCCGGCGCCCCCGCCCCCGCCCCGACCCCGACGCGAACCACCACCCCCACCCCGACCTCGCCACCCACCTCGGCTCCGACGTCGCCCCCGCCCCCGCCCTCGCTCACCCTGCAGGCCGCGGATGCGGTCGTCCTGGTCGACCCGCAGCAACTCGTGAAACGCGGCACCTGGCGGATCACCCGCGACGAGTTCCGGATCGGTTTGCTCTGGGCAAGGTGA